GAGCATGTGTATGTAAGCATGAAAACCTTGTTTTCGGTTGAACCACATGCAGTTAACTAAGCATATCCATTACTTTTTTTGAATCTTCCCAGGTTAGCCAAAAGCGATAAGGCAAATTGGCATCTTCCTTGGCATACTCCACTCCAATACGTTTTCCCACCTGAATCCATTTCACCGGAACTTCCAAACCGCGATCCAGAATTCCCAATTCGGGATGTAAGCCCACCTGAATGCCATTGTGCAAGGTTCGAATACCCAGGGCTGCCGAAACAGTTCCGGGACCACCCGATGTAGTTTTGGTTAAACTAGATTGATTTCGGCGTTTCAATATAGTTTCTAAGCCTCTGAAAGGAAATACAGCCCGAACTAAAACGGCATGAGGAATATTTTCCCGGTTGGTAACCACGTTAAACAAGTGGTGAATACCATAGCACAAATAAACATAAGCCGTTCCTCCGGGTGCATACATGGTTTCGGTACGAGCCGTTCGGCGGCCACCAAAGGCATGAGAGGCTTTGTCTGAAACCCCTGCATAGGCTTCCGTTTCGGTAATGATTCCGGAACTTAGTTGACCATTAAAACAAGTAAACAATTCCTTACCAATTAAGTTTTTAGCCAAGGCAACCACATCTTCCTGCTCGAAATAGGTTTGGCTGAGGCGAATTGAAGGATTTAACCCCGACATATTTTCTAATTTAAAATAGGAAAAACCAATTGGATCAGGCCTCAAATATCGGTTTTATTACAGATACCAATAAAAAATAAACAAATCAGAACAAAACCACCTTTGGATAAAAGCACAGCCATTCGGGGTTGAGTTCGGTTAGGGATAGAAGTGGATAGCCCACAGGACCCCGACGGCGATAGCCAAGGGGGACGAGGACTAGGAACGGATAGCCCGACCATGAGCCTTGTAACTTTTAGTAAGAAGGAGGATTCTTATGCGAATGGGACCCGCCTAAAAGAAAAAAATATAACAATCATTTACCATTTTTATCCGGAAGGAACCAAGGCTCAAGAAACAATATTCCTACCTTCGCAGCGTTCCCAACCTTCTAAACCAATCGAATGGAAAAAATTAAAATCCTGTGGGCTGATGACGAAATAGATTTATTGAAGCCACATATCCTTTTTTTAAAAGAAAAAGGTTACGAATTAAAAACAGCTACCAACGGGGACGACGCTCTGGACCTGGTAAAAGACGAACATTTCGACATTGTATTTTTAGATGAAAACATGCCCGGAATTTCCGGTTTAGAGACCTTGAATCGCATAAAACAAATTGATTCAGGATTGCCGGTAGTAATGATTACAAAAAGCGAAGAAGAAAGCATTATGGAAGATGCCATCGGGTCGAAAATTGCAGATTACCTGATTAAACCGGTGAATCCCAACCAAATTTTGCTTACGCTGAAGAAAAACCTGGACAATAAGCGCCTGATTCGTGAAAAAACCAGCAGCGGATACCAACAGGAATTCAGGCAGATTGGAATGACCATGAGCGACCGGCTTAGCCTGGAAGAATGGACAGAATTGTATAAAAAACTGGTGTTTTGGGAGCTTGAAATTAACAGCACTAAGGAAGAAGGAATGGCCGAAGTTTTGAATATGCAGAAAACAGAGGCTAACAACCTTTTTGGGAGATTTATTGACCGCAATTACATCAATTGGGTTAATGGTAAAGATTCTAATCCGCCGGTGATGAGCCATACCTTGCTCAAAAAGAAATTAATTCCGGTTTTAGATAAAGAAGAATCGGTATTTATGGTGGTTATAGACAATTTGAGGTATGATCAATGGAAAGTGATACAACCGGTAATAAATGAGCTTTTTAGGACCGAACAAGAAGATATTTACTTCTCCATTTTGCCAACGGCTACCCAATATGCCCGAAATGCCTTGTTTGCCGGATTGCTACCCAGTGAAATAGAAAAACGTTTCCCGAAAATGTGGTTGAATGATGAGGACGAGGGAGGAAAGAATCAATTTGAAGGAGAATTTTTGGCGGATCAATTGAAACGTTTGGGCAGGGATATGAAGCATAGTTATACCAAAATCACCAATTATGCTGCCGGAAAAAAATTGGCTGAAAGCGTTTCAAACCTCATGCAAAACAAGCTGAACGTGGTGGTTTACAACTTTGTAGATATGCTATCGCATGCCCGCACCGATATGGAAGTAATACGTGAATTAGCCGACGATGAAAAAGCCTATCGCAGCATTACCTTAAGTTGGTTTGAAAACAGTCCGTTATGGGATATTTTACAACAAGTAGCAGCAAAAAAGGCTACCCTGGTCATTACCACCGACCACGGAACCATCCGCGTAAAAAATCCTTCCAAACTGATTGGAGACCGCAATGTAAATACCAATTTGCGCTACAAACAAGGTAAAAACATGCAATGGGAAAAGAACGATGTGTTTGAAGTGAAAAATCCGGGCGATGCCTTTTTGCCAAGGGTCAATGTGAGTACTGCCTTTGTTTTTGCCAAGGAAGACTATTTCTTTGCTTACCCCAACAATTACAACCACTATGTAAACCATTACCGCAACACCTTTCAGCATGGTGGAATTTCGCTGGAAGAAGTGTTGATTCCATTTGTTGTTTTGAAGAGTAAATAGATGAAATTTCAGATAGAATCAGAAGATGAATTAAACCGGATAGCCCGCAACATTTTGGATAGTTTTCCGAAGGAGCGGGTCTTCCTGTTTCAAGGAGATATGGGAAGTGGAAAAACCACTTTAATAAAACGCATTTGCAAGGAATTAGGTGTAACCTCTTCCATGGGTAGCCCAACCTTTGCATTGGTAAATGAATATCTTAGCAAAGACGTTGGTAAAATCTACCATTTTGACCTTTACCGCATTAAAAGCAGCAGAGAATTGGCCGAACTTGGATTCTCCGATTATTTAGACAGCGGCAGTTATTGCTTTATTGAATGGCCTGAATATGGTCAGGAATTCTACGAGGATTTTGTAAACGTATTGATTAGTGCAGAAGGCAACAAACGAGAGTTTAGGATTTCAAAAGGTTTGCACCCATGACAGCCCTAGCTATTGTACTATCATTGCCGCAGCGATTTAGACCCGAAAAGTGGAATGGTAAAACCATGCGGGTTCAATTGGATTTTTCTGAGCCTCAGGCCTTACAATATTTGGTTACTGTATCGGAAAAGGGATGCAGTTTGGAATCAGGAGTGAGTGACAGCGCCGATTGTGTTGTTCGATGCAGTGGAGAGAACTACGCAAAGATGGAAATGGGCGAACTGAATCCACAGTGGGCCTTGATGAGTGGAAAGGTTAAAGTGAGCAATGTAGCGATGATGCTGGAATTTACCAAGCAATTCAGACGGATAAAACCAGGAAGTATGCCGGACTCCCCTACTCTTTCCAGGCCCAAGATAAGCGGCCCGTTGGAAGGAATTAAAGTATTGGATTTGAGTCGGTTACTACCCGGTCCATTGGCTAGTTTATGGTTAGCCGAACTGGGAGCTGAAATAATTAAAATTGAAGACCCGGATTCGCCCGACCCTATTCGGGAGTTTGTTCCTCTGGTAAAAGGAGTTTCTGTTTTTCATACAGCCTTAAACCGCCATAAAAAAAGTCTTGCCCTTAACCTTAGAACCGATCAGGGAAAGAAAGCTTTTTTGAAACTGGTAGCAAAGGCCGATATGGTGCTGGAAGGCTTTAGGCCGGGAGTGATGGCGAAAATAGGCCTCGATGCAGAAACCTGTCGAAAAGCCAATCCAGGTCTGATTTTCGTTTCCATTTCGGGGTATGGACAAACCGGTCCGTTGGCCCACCTGGCAGGACATGATTTAAACTACCTGGCTATGTCGGGATTGCTCAGTCTGATTGGAGAAGGACAAATGCCATCGTTTCAAACGGCCGATGTAGCCGGAGGTTCTTACGCTGCTTTGAGTAGTATTTTGGCGGCTCTTCTTCAAAAGCATCGTCAGGGAAAAGGAGCATTTTTAGACATCAGCATGACCGAGGCTGCCATGCCTTTAGGGTTGCTGGCAAATGAACACCGAAAAGCCTTGCCGGATGCCACTTTTGAACTTTCAGGGAGCATGCCCAATTACCGTTTGTATTCCACCAAAGATGGCCGTTTTATTGCTTTGGCCGCTTTAGAACCCAAATTTTGGGAACTGTTTTGTCGACACGCTGGTAAGGAACATTTACTGAATATGTATTTATTTTCCGAAGAAAAACGCCATGAATCCATCGCTGAACTGGAGCGTTTCTTCCTGGAAAAAACAATGAAGGAATGGATGGATTGGACGGCCGGACAGGACTTTTGTTTGACCCCGGTTTTGAACCAGATGGAAGTTAGGCAACATCCTCATTTTAAGGCAAGGAATAGCTTTAATGAAGCTGGTTATCAACGAAATCCATTTGGGTTTACGGTTCAGGAAAACCAAGGTTGGCCGGCACCGAGTTTGGGAGAAGACAGTGAAGCAATTCTTATCGAATTTGGGTTTTCGAAGTCAGAAATCAGTTCTCTTTTGACTATTTAATATTTATTTGGCGGGTCCCATTCGCCTATTGGAAGAAGGTGCTAATTTCGGAGGATAATGCCAAGGCGAATGGTCGGGCTATCCGTTTCAAGTCCTCGCCGCCCGGGCTAAAGCCGCGGCCGTCTGTGGGCTTTCCACTTCTATCCCTACCCGAGGGTGCAAACCCAAAGGTCATAGCTTTGTCCAACTATTCCCTTGTCATTAGAAAAAGAAAACAAGGGAACAATTTTAGCAAGCTATAAACCATGATACAATAGCCCTTACCTTTGCTAAAAATATACGCTTTGACCACACACGAGATCTTGCAACTACAGGAATTACTTTCCCCACAAACCCGAGCTGTTATATTAACCCATCGCAATCCGGATGGTGACGCATTGGGTTCCACCTTAGGATTAAAACATTATTTAGACAAAAAAGAAATACGATCTACGGTGATTGTACCCAACGCTTTTCCCGGATATTTTGATTGGATGCCTGAATCGAAGGGGATAGTGGTTTTTGAGAAGGAACAAGCCAAAGCCAAGGAGATAATTGAAGAAGCTGAGTTGGTTTTTTGTTTAGATTTTAATGCGTTGAGTAGGGTTGAAGAGGGTTTAAAGGTATTGGTGGAAGCCTCACCCGCTTACAAAGTATTAATTGATCACCATTTACAGCCCGAAGATTTTGCGGATTTTATGCACCACAAGGTAGAAGCCAGTTCCACGTGTGAATTGGTGTATGAATTTATTGACCTATTGGGTGATGAAGCAATGATAGACAAGGCCATTGGCACCTGTTTGTATACGGGTATCATGACCG
Above is a window of Bacteroidia bacterium DNA encoding:
- a CDS encoding DNA-3-methyladenine glycosylase, producing MSGLNPSIRLSQTYFEQEDVVALAKNLIGKELFTCFNGQLSSGIITETEAYAGVSDKASHAFGGRRTARTETMYAPGGTAYVYLCYGIHHLFNVVTNRENIPHAVLVRAVFPFRGLETILKRRNQSSLTKTTSGGPGTVSAALGIRTLHNGIQVGLHPELGILDRGLEVPVKWIQVGKRIGVEYAKEDANLPYRFWLTWEDSKKVMDMLS
- a CDS encoding PglZ domain-containing protein — protein: MEKIKILWADDEIDLLKPHILFLKEKGYELKTATNGDDALDLVKDEHFDIVFLDENMPGISGLETLNRIKQIDSGLPVVMITKSEEESIMEDAIGSKIADYLIKPVNPNQILLTLKKNLDNKRLIREKTSSGYQQEFRQIGMTMSDRLSLEEWTELYKKLVFWELEINSTKEEGMAEVLNMQKTEANNLFGRFIDRNYINWVNGKDSNPPVMSHTLLKKKLIPVLDKEESVFMVVIDNLRYDQWKVIQPVINELFRTEQEDIYFSILPTATQYARNALFAGLLPSEIEKRFPKMWLNDEDEGGKNQFEGEFLADQLKRLGRDMKHSYTKITNYAAGKKLAESVSNLMQNKLNVVVYNFVDMLSHARTDMEVIRELADDEKAYRSITLSWFENSPLWDILQQVAAKKATLVITTDHGTIRVKNPSKLIGDRNVNTNLRYKQGKNMQWEKNDVFEVKNPGDAFLPRVNVSTAFVFAKEDYFFAYPNNYNHYVNHYRNTFQHGGISLEEVLIPFVVLKSK
- the tsaE gene encoding tRNA (adenosine(37)-N6)-threonylcarbamoyltransferase complex ATPase subunit type 1 TsaE, with the protein product MKFQIESEDELNRIARNILDSFPKERVFLFQGDMGSGKTTLIKRICKELGVTSSMGSPTFALVNEYLSKDVGKIYHFDLYRIKSSRELAELGFSDYLDSGSYCFIEWPEYGQEFYEDFVNVLISAEGNKREFRISKGLHP
- a CDS encoding CoA transferase produces the protein MTALAIVLSLPQRFRPEKWNGKTMRVQLDFSEPQALQYLVTVSEKGCSLESGVSDSADCVVRCSGENYAKMEMGELNPQWALMSGKVKVSNVAMMLEFTKQFRRIKPGSMPDSPTLSRPKISGPLEGIKVLDLSRLLPGPLASLWLAELGAEIIKIEDPDSPDPIREFVPLVKGVSVFHTALNRHKKSLALNLRTDQGKKAFLKLVAKADMVLEGFRPGVMAKIGLDAETCRKANPGLIFVSISGYGQTGPLAHLAGHDLNYLAMSGLLSLIGEGQMPSFQTADVAGGSYAALSSILAALLQKHRQGKGAFLDISMTEAAMPLGLLANEHRKALPDATFELSGSMPNYRLYSTKDGRFIALAALEPKFWELFCRHAGKEHLLNMYLFSEEKRHESIAELERFFLEKTMKEWMDWTAGQDFCLTPVLNQMEVRQHPHFKARNSFNEAGYQRNPFGFTVQENQGWPAPSLGEDSEAILIEFGFSKSEISSLLTI
- a CDS encoding bifunctional oligoribonuclease/PAP phosphatase NrnA encodes the protein MTTHEILQLQELLSPQTRAVILTHRNPDGDALGSTLGLKHYLDKKEIRSTVIVPNAFPGYFDWMPESKGIVVFEKEQAKAKEIIEEAELVFCLDFNALSRVEEGLKVLVEASPAYKVLIDHHLQPEDFADFMHHKVEASSTCELVYEFIDLLGDEAMIDKAIGTCLYTGIMTDTGSFRFSSTSPKTHRIAARLIELGVDHTVIHNEVLSTYTIDRMRYLGYCISEKLVVKLEYQTAYIWVTQEELKRFNHQQGDSEGIVNYALSIAGVKFAAFFSERGQEIRISFRSSGGLDVNQFARKHFNGGGHAMAAGGTSYENMAETLSKFEGLLEEYASELLVK